taattttttttaaaaaaatcataattaacTCTAACATTAAGATTTACAAAAAGTTAAAGAGCAAACAATAGAGCACTTGGCTTGCTGATAAGCAGCCAAGCAGAATTTACAAAAACATCGAGGATGGGATTACCGCCAACTCACAGTTCGGCGGTTATCGTGAAACACGCACGATTACAACGAGGTATACCGTGATTTAAAAACCGAGAAGGTTACCACACGTGATAACAACGCAATAACCGTACGGTTTTGTAAACCTTGCTAGTAAGTACTCTCTCGATTATGGAATATAAAGGATATTAACAAAATTCGGAGGTGGCAATAGAGAATTACTGTCTGCACGGTCCAAGAATTAAGAGAAGATGAAATGAATCACGTCACACTCGTCAAGAGCAAGAGGAGGGATGAAAGAAACCATGGAGAGCATATCAACGGAGGATTGGATCGGATCAGATCCCTTTTGCGCACCACTCGCCTTTTTTCCCCCCTTCTTTTTGACAAACCCTCTCTCCTTCCATCCTCACCGTCCAATCCGAGGGATCCAACGGCCCAGATCACTCCTCCCATCGAGGACCACGTACCCCTCACACGCAAATATGACAAAACCCAGGGACTAAAACGCAACATCGCGACGATCTTTTctaccgtcgtcgtcgccagccATCGAGTCGATGGTCTTTATGCGATTCCGCCCCCGGATTTTCTCCCCTTCGCTTTTCGGACCCTCTAAACCCAGAACCccaaccctagccgcctccccacccgccgccgccgccgctcgccgccggatCGTCTCGAtggcctcctcgacgacgacgtcggagGACGCGCTGCGCCGGGCGCTGGCGGAGAGGCAGGCGGCCGTGGACgcgcaggcggaggcggtgcgggCGCTCAAGGCGGCGGGGGCAGCTGCGGCCAAGGCCGAGGTGGATGCCTCGGTCGAGGCGCTCAAGGCGCTCAAGGTGgaggcgggcgccgccgcgcggaggcTGCAGGCGGCCGTCGgggccggaggaggcggggccGCGCGGGAGGAGATGCGGCAGGCGGTGGTGAACACGCTGGAGAGGAAGCTGTTCTACATCCCTTCCTTCAAGATCTACCGCGGCGTCGCCGGGCTGTACGACTACGGCCCGCCTGGCTGCGCCGTCAAGGCCAACGTGCTCGCCTTCTGGAGGCAGGTCAGGCCGCGAGCGGAGCCATCTCACAAATATGACTTGTTGTTGTTCACGCTTGTTCAGTTCATTCGTTGGGGGTTAAATGTATCCGAAGTTTGTTTAGATTAATTAGATAGTACTCCGTAGCACCAATCTAGTTTGATATATTTCGTTGtgataaaatcataaaaatgtAACTTATGCCAGTGAATGTGTACTAACTTATTCACTTAATCTCACAAATATGACTTGTTGTTCATGCTTGTTCAGTTCATTTGTTGAGGGTTAAATGTGTCTGCTCTTACAGCTCAATTGACGTGTTCAGGTTTGTTTAGATTAACTAGAGAGTACTCCGTAGCACTGATCTAGTCCGATATATTTCGTTCTGATAAAAATGCAACTTATGCCAGTGAATGTGCACTACCAATAGGAGATTGTGACCTGAAAGTAGAATTATTTAGTTAACCATGTGACACTGTGTTATTGATTGCTATGTTTTGCAAGAATAGCTTTTATATGTTTGGAATTGGTTTTGTGTATTTGAtaactttttattttgattttacttATGTTGGGTACTAAAGATTTTAGTCACCAAattcattcttttcttttcagcaCTTCGTTTTGGAGGAGAACATGTTGGAGGTTGACTGCCCCTGTGTGACGCCTGAGGTTGTGTTGAAGGCATCGGGGCATGTCGAGAAGTTTACTGACCTCATGGTTAAGGATGAGAAGACAGGCACATGCTACCGTGCTGACCACCTGTTGAAAGATCACTGCAAGGAGAAGCTTGAGAAGGATCTCACCTTGTCCCCGGAGAAGGCAGCTGAATTGAAGCATGTTCTTGCTGTCCTGGATGACCTTTCAGCAGATGAACTTGGCGCAAAGATTAAGGAATATGGGATTGTTGCCCCTGATACTAAGAACCCGCTCTCTGATCCCTACCCGTTCAATCTTATGTTCCAGACATCCATTGGCCCTACCGGTCTTAATGTGGGGTAAGAATATCAATGTTCACTTTTTTTAACCCAAGAGATTAATGTTCACTGTTTAATTCTGTTGTTATGCTGATTGGCTGAATGTGTTCAATTTTGTGTGAACAAACAGGTATATGAGACCAGAAACAGCACAGGGTATTTTTGTCAACTTCAAGGACTTGTACTATTACAATGGGCAAAAGCTCCCTTTCGCAGCAGCTCAAATCGGGCAAGCATTCCGTAATGAGGTATGTGTTTTGATACATTTTGTCTTTGCGTTCTGCATTTCGATTATATGCTTGGAGTCTAGACTTATTGACTATAGGTCTATAGCTAACTATGCTTAGGAAACTCTCCACTATGCCATGGTTTCTTAGAGGGTTCTTTCTTTTGTGTTATACTCACTGTTTCTATACCATGCAAATCAGATTTCTCCACGACAAGGTCTTCTACGTGTGCGTGAATTCACATTAGCCGAGATTGAGCACTTTGTGGATCCTGAGGATAAATCTCACCCAAAATTTGTTGATGTTGCTGATTTGGAGTTTTTGATGTTTCCAAGAGAGCTGCAACTTTCAGGGGAGTCAGCCAAGTTAGTGAAGCTTGGGGAAGCAGTTTCAAAGGTACATCATCACTGCCTTGCTGACCAATTTGCAGTTGTTGAATTTGacatgtttctctttttttgtatTAAGAGGTGTTACTTCTCCGAGctgtcttattcaaaacttcTATCTTGCTTCTACAGGGAACTGTTAATAATGAGACACTTGGTTACTTCATTGGGAGGGTCTATCTTTTCCTAACACGTTTGGGTATTGATAAAAACCGGCTACGCTTCAGGCAGCATCTACCTAATGAGATGGCCCATTATGCTGCTGACTGTTGGGATGCAGAGATTGAGTGCTCTTACGGATGGATAGAATGTGTGGGCATTGCTGACAGATCTGCGTATGATTTGCGAGCTCATTCTGTAAGCCTACAACATCTCTTGaatatttttgcacatattaTGTGTAGCTCTTTGGATATGCTGCACTTGGATTTTGAGTTCCTCATTGGTTATGTTGCATCCAGAGTTCATGTTGCTTGTTTCATATGCAAAGTCCATATGCTAACAATCATGTTATATTTACTGACCACTGTTTCGTGTTTTATTTTAGTACTAATGTTGATTGTGCTTACCTTGTTGCTGTTCCACAGGACAAAAGTGGTGTTCCACTTGTTGCTCATGAAAAATTCTCAAAGCCTAGAGAGGTTGAGGTGAGTTAACTGTCATGTCTGATTCTTTGGTATTCTTCTGCAGGAGTCATTTTGTAACATATTAAATAATGTGTATTAGACTTGTGCTAAGTTGCTTGCTGTTGCTACTATTTTCCATTGCAGAAACTTGTTATAGTGCCCTCAAAGAAAGACCTGGGGCTTGCTTTTAAGGGGAACCAAAAGATGGTGGTTGAAGCATTGGAGGTAACTTTTTTTTGGTGCCATTGTCTTTATTATATTTCTTGCCAGTTTTCTTATTTCTACCAAAATGACAACTTTGTTTTATGGACTTCATGCTCGGTCTGACAGGCTATGAGAGAGAAAGAAGCAATGGACATGAAAGCTGCTCTTGAATCTAAGGGAGAAACAAATTTCCAAGTGTGTACTCTTGGAAAGGATGTGGTAATAACCAAGAAAATGGTATCGATCAGTATGGAAAAGAAGTTGGAACACCAACGAGTCTTCACCCCATCAGTCATTGAGCCTTCATTTGGCATTGGGAGGATAATCTACTGTCTATTTGAGCATTCCTTCTACACAAGACCTAGCAAATCAGAAGAGGAACAACTGAATGTCTTCCGGTTCCCTCCTATTGTTGCTCCTATCAAATGCACTGTGTTCCCCCTGGTGAAGAATCAGGAGTTTGACGACGCTGCGAAAGTTATTGATAAAGCACTAACAACAGCAGGCATCTCACATATTATTGACACTACTGGTAcgtatataatatgaaaatagcTTCTCCCACTGTTGCTTGAAGATATTATTAACATCTAATTGACAATAAAGAAAAACATCTGAGTTCAAAATTATTACCATGATGGGAAGTGTAATATGCAAATTCATGCTAGTTTATGCATTACTCTATGAGCTTATGTATGTCATGTGCTTGTGCAGCCATTTCTATTGGGAGAAGGTACGCAAGGACAGACGAGATAGGTGTTCCTTTTGCGGTAACAGTCGACTCTGCAACAAGTGTGACAATCCGGGAGAGGGACAGCAAGGAGCAGATCCGAGTTGGCATCGACGAGGTGGCATCAGTGGTGAAGCAGCTGACAGACGGGCAAAGCACCTGGGCGGATGTTTCATTCAAGTATCCCAGTCATATTGGTCCCCAAGGTGATCAGGAGTGAAAATCCTGAACCCTGTTCCAAAGAAGCACCCCAAATGGCCGTTGATTGACTTGAGGAGAAATAGTTCTTCCTGGTTTCATGCAATCTGGCAAGAACAAAGTTTGTCATGCACAAATATACAACTCTTGGACGCCCTTACATCTCTCCATTGTTCTTTTTGCTCTCTTTCAAAAGTTTCACCTGATTTACATGTTCGCAATACAGAACATAGCATTTGATTTTCTGCTGAATTCGTCCTGTTAACTTGTAAGGTCGCACCAAGAATTGTTCACCTACCTTCAAAGTTCCAACAAACGAGCTGAAGCTTTGAGTTATTACTTTTCTTAGTTGTTGTACTCAGATTGTCTTGTCTCTAGTATTGCTTAAGGATTAAGGTGAATCTTTTGACTGCCTAAAAATTCAATCATATCTAACATGAGGAGAATTTGCACTCACTCCGTTGATTTCTCACTGTCGTGACATGAGAATTTCAGCAAGGAAGGCTGCTTAAGCCATATTGTTTTCGATTAGTCCAACTATAAAGGCTGCAATTTTCTCTTCCATTGCATTTTTAACCCCCTACTACTTGCCGCACCTTGTGACCATTCCCGCCATAATCCTTGAACTGCTTGCTTGGTCTCACGATGGGTCCCACTGACTGGCCGGAgcaggccgccggcgacgagagcaGCGCCGTCGTGTCCGACACCGACGAACACTCCGAGGAGAGCTCAACCGATGCCAACGCCGACGAGACGGCGACGCGCGTGCAGCGGCGGCTTGACGAGGGCGCGGACGCCGAGGCcgaggagatggcggcgcgcgtgcaGCGCCGGATTGACGAGAGCGCGGACGCCGAGGCcgaggagatggcggcgagcATGCAGCGGCGGGTGGACGCGCTGCCGGGGAAGGCGCACGAGAGCGAGCCGTTCACCATCTTCCGCGTCGCCGGCCCGATGCGCGGCCGCAACCGCCACCTCTACGAGCCCCAGATGGTCTCCGTCGGCCCCTtccaccgcggcgccgcccgcctccgcgcCATGGAGGAGCACAAGTGGCGCTACCTCCGCGACCTCCTCGCCCGCAACCCCGGcgacgcgccgctcgccgcctacgcccgcgccgcccgcgaGCTCGAgcccgcggcgcgccgccgctacGCCGAGCCCGTCGCGCTCCCGCCGCGGGAGTTCGCCGAGATGCTCCTCCTCGACGGCTGCTTCATCGTCGAGTTCTTCCTCAAGGGCGAggaccgcgccgccgacgcgctcgTCGACGCCGCGTGGGCGATGCAGAACGTGTACAACgacctcttcctcctcgagaACCAGCTCCCCTTCTTCGTCGTCGAGCGCTTCTACGACATCGCCACCGGCGGCCTCGGCCGTGACTACCTCGTCACCAACCTCCTCGCCAAGTACCTCACCATGGACACCCCGCAGgacgccgccacggcgcggCCGCCCGACGGCGAgatcctccacctcctccacctctacTACCACTGGTTCTTGCCACCGGAGGACAGGAcgagcgacagcggcggcgccgccgccggcaaggaggaggaggaggacgaggcgtTCTGGGACGAGTGGCTGGCGAAGCCAATCCACGAGCGAGTGCCATGGCAGATGCCGCCGGCGACTGAGCTGCAGGACGCCGGGGTGACGTTCCGCGCCAAGGCGTCGCCGCGCAGCCTCGTGGACGTCACGTTcgaccggcgcggcggcgtgatgGAGATCCCGACGGCGGAGAACTACGCGAACCGCGCCATGCTCGCCAACCTGGTGGCGTACGAGCAGagccgggggcggcgggagaTGCAGCGGGTGGCGAGCTACGCGCTCCTCATGGCGTCGCTCGCCGACGGGCGGCGCGACGCCGAGGCGCTGCACCGCGCCGGGGTGCTCGCCGGGGGGGAcgtggacgaggcggcggcgttctACGCGCACCTGTGCCCGCCGCCGGAGGCCGTGAACAACTGCTACGGCGAGGTGTACGGCGGCGTGAGGGAGTACTGCGGCCGGAGCTGGAaccgccaccgcgccgtgcTGGCGCACGACTACTTCAGCAACCCGTGGACGAgcatgtccgccgccgccgccgtcctcctcctcctcctcaccgtcgTCCAGACCGTCTACACCGTTCTACCCTACTACCATCCCACCTAATCACAATTCACACACTATTACATGTATCGTATCGTACTACCTTTTTGTAATCCCATTCTTGGAAGagatcattagcacataatccTACTTTGTAAAATAGTAACATCTTTTTAATTACACATGTAGTACTATCTTGTCCAAAAACTATAATGTATTTTAGATAGATTGGATACATTCGAGATTTTCGATAAATGTGATACATCCTACACGTAGTACCCAGATGTATAACATGCATCCATCTAAAATCCTATATATGTTTGGAGAAAGGAATTAGTAGAGCAGAGGTTATTGTTAGCAACCCAATTTAACTAAGGCGGTAGCTATAAGCTTTTGAGTACAACTCAAGATTGGTGGGTAACACAAGCCCACAACCTTAGTATTGTTAACTCTATTGTTATACCCATGGCAATTCACAAACACCCGGTGTCCCTGGTGGGTATTAGTATGTCTTGCTTGATGTTGGCAATTGTCCTTAATAAGAAATTGTCCACACTATAGTTTGGAACACGACCTTGCCTTGGTACTCCATAAAAACCATAGTAGTAGTGATGGATGTAACCACTATAGACTGGCGAGGTTGGACACGATATCGATTGAAATAGCAAATCATCCAACACTTCTTGGGCATCACCTTGGACTGCACGTTCTCAAGTCCTAACTAAGAACATCTTCTGGATTTGTGTATCCACAATTCTATCTCCATCTCGAGAGCTAACAGTTCTCATTTTGTAGTCTACCTCCACCTGTCTCAACTTGACTCCTTAATCCGCCTTGACATTATATCCAACTCACTTGCTTGTTATGGCAGCTTGCTTGGTGATGTATCTAGGCCTCTTCCTAGGAATTGTAATGCTATACCAAAGAGTGAGATGAGCATAcgaagctctgataccagattgttacttcctccgtttcacaatattagtcattctagcatttcccacatttatattgttgttaatgaatcAGATAGATTTgggaatacgcaaggagcgcatctttgtattaagaaggAATAAATGTATGTACAAAGCGGGCCAAAAAGACAAAGCGAAGGGGACAGGGTACAGGAGGAGAACCAAgaaacaaaagcctaatctccaactaaatttTGCGACCCTTCTCCACTAACATGAGCTACCAAAACGGAGATTGCAGCTCTAGCTAGCCGCCAAAACTCCGCTTCACCCGTCATAACCCTTGCAACCTCCGCCCAAGTTCTTTTCTTCTGGTTGAAGACtcgattgtttctttccttccagATCGCCCATGCAACCAACGTCACGATGGTGTCGAAACCCCGGCGATGTTCCTTGACCATCTTTTTGCGATAGTCGCACAACCATGAGAGGAAATAGTGTTCATTGAGCGGTAAGCACTCCGAATGCCCGATAGCTCTGAGCGCAACCCACCACAGTTGCCGCGACTCCGGGCATGCGACCAAGAGATGATCAATCGTCTCTTCGCATTGATCACACAGAACACATCGATCCGGGTGCGACAAACCACGACTCCGGAGACGGTCTGCTGTCCAGCAACGGTTAAGAGCTACCAACCAAAGGAAGTAGCGACAGCAAGGGGGCGCCAAAGATTGCTAAATTGGCTTGTGCTGGAGACGAGTTCTTCCAAAAAAGAGAACACGATAAGCCGAGCGGGAAGAGTATTCTCCTGAGGTCTCCCACCGCCAAGATAGAGAGTCCGGCTCTTCGAAAAGCTGCACTGACCGAAGGCAATCCCAAAGCTTGAAATACTCTAGGATCGCTTGAATACCCAACGCGGAACTGATGTCCTGGATCCATCTTCTGTCAGTCATTGCCTCGGCCACCGTGcggaatctaaatatatatatatatatatataaatatatatatttatatttattaacattaatatgaatgtgagaaatgctagaatgacttacattgtgaaacggagggagtagcaaactAAGTGAATAGCTGTAGTAGTCTAGATAAAACTCAAGGTTGGTGTTGATAAGAAGCTagatgaagaagaaggagatctACAGTCAAAGCTTGGCTCCAGATAGCCGCCACCCTCACTGCTGCTTGTCTCCTTTTGTACAATTTGCATTTCTTCCAGCCGGATGGTCCAAGTGAAAACCCAAACACAGGTCATCAAAGCCGATGTCTTAACTGTTGCATACTACACACACCAATTAACTGGCACATTAACACACACtacgggcctgttcactttgatgtcattttcaaccttaccaaattttggtaaagttgctaaaaagtggctacatttagtttgttgccaaattttagtaactatataacaaatcttgtcaaaattttggcatagttgctaaaatttcggcaatgccaaaatttggtaaggatttttttggcatcaaagtgaacaggccctgcaacttataaaaaaaagttcctTTTTAATTGCACATGAATTATATTAGATGTTGCAACCTTCATAATTTGTTTTAGCTATAATCCAATGGACAGACAGTGACAACAGAGCTCACAATctctttcgaaaaaaaaaaagacaacagAGCTCACAAGCATACAGTGATGCAGACGGCCACGCGTGTTGCAGTCACACTTGTTCTGCACCGGATCCAAATCCGTGCGTGACATACCAGTCCTGAACAGAGGACAGAAGTTAAGAATTGTGTGCGTCAGCAATGCCAATGAGGAAACCGACAACCCAGCATCTACCATACGATATGCTCTTGTGCGTTCTCTAATCCGGATGCAAATATCTACTCCGTAATTAGAAGTGTCTGTTTTGTGGACcctcaacttctaaatttaactttagaGGTTGGGTCTGAAGAAAAGCTGTGGAGCAGTATAAACCCAGTTCCAtatatctagtttattttgttttgtgatAGCGCTCTATCTAATTCTGCTTTTATTTTAGATGAAGCTGAATCTATTTGGCTGGGCTCTAACTTTCGGAGTGGAGCTGTGTCAAACAGACCTCGAATATAGAATACTTAAGGAGTCAAGGTTAGTGGCTAAGCACACGATTATCCTCTTGTCTTCAAGCAACACATTATTCCTGGCTGAATGAGACACCATCCCGTGCTAATTAAGCAGTTCAATCATttaaccaaaaaaaactaattaagctAAGCATCCGTAAGCAAAGAACACACAGAGTGAGCTGTAATGATCTGTAGTAGTACGATTTAATTGCTTtgaccgcggccgccgccatcgttgtgctcttctcctccctttcttcCCCGGCGCCGACCACCCTTGCCACGCGTCGTGCCCTGATTAGCTCACTCCCccctggccccacctgtcagcctgaTACGTTGCGCTGTAGTAGGCGGGGCCCACTTGAGGAAGCGGGAGTCAAACTTCCCCCGCGttttggtcgtcgtcgtcgtcttcttccttcttccttctccacctccgcctcgaaTGGCTCCACGCTTCAgccgcggctagggtttcgtcgcGAGCGACCTCCCGCCCGCCATGGAAGCTTCCACCTCCCTCCTAGTCCTCGTCCTCGCGGCCGCGGCGTTCGCGGCGgggacggtgacggcggcgggggacgggtGCAGCGCCGGGTGCGACCTCGCGCTGGCCTCCTTCTACGTGACGCCGAACCAGAACGTCACCAACATGGCGGATCTCTTCGGCATCGGCGCGGCGAACTACCGCAGCCTCGCGCCCTACAACCCGAACATCCCCAACCTCGACTTCATCAACGTCGGCGGCCGCGTCAACGTCTACTTCACCTGCGGCTGCCGCTCGCTACCGGGCTCGCCGGGAGCCACCTACCTCGCCGGGGCCTTCCCCTTCCAGATGTCCCGCGGCCAGACCtacaccaccgtcgccgccaaaTACAACAACCTCACCACCGCCGAGTGGCTGCAGGCCACCAACAGCTACCCGCCCAACAACATCCCGGACACCGCCGTCATCAACGCCACCGTCAACTGCTCCTGCGGCGACGCCAGCATCTCGCCGGACTACGGGCTGTTCCTCACCTACCCGCTCCGCGCCGAGGATACGCTCGCCTCCGTCGCGGCGACCTACGGGCTCTCGTCGCAGCTGGACGTGGTCAGGAGGTACAACCCCGGGATGGAGAC
The Oryza glaberrima chromosome 8, OglaRS2, whole genome shotgun sequence DNA segment above includes these coding regions:
- the LOC127782326 gene encoding glycine--tRNA ligase, mitochondrial 1-like codes for the protein MVFMRFRPRIFSPSLFGPSKPRTPTLAASPPAAAAARRRIVSMASSTTTSEDALRRALAERQAAVDAQAEAVRALKAAGAAAAKAEVDASVEALKALKVEAGAAARRLQAAVGAGGGGAAREEMRQAVVNTLERKLFYIPSFKIYRGVAGLYDYGPPGCAVKANVLAFWRQHFVLEENMLEVDCPCVTPEVVLKASGHVEKFTDLMVKDEKTGTCYRADHLLKDHCKEKLEKDLTLSPEKAAELKHVLAVLDDLSADELGAKIKEYGIVAPDTKNPLSDPYPFNLMFQTSIGPTGLNVGYMRPETAQGIFVNFKDLYYYNGQKLPFAAAQIGQAFRNEISPRQGLLRVREFTLAEIEHFVDPEDKSHPKFVDVADLEFLMFPRELQLSGESAKLVKLGEAVSKGTVNNETLGYFIGRVYLFLTRLGIDKNRLRFRQHLPNEMAHYAADCWDAEIECSYGWIECVGIADRSAYDLRAHSDKSGVPLVAHEKFSKPREVEKLVIVPSKKDLGLAFKGNQKMVVEALEAMREKEAMDMKAALESKGETNFQVCTLGKDVVITKKMVSISMEKKLEHQRVFTPSVIEPSFGIGRIIYCLFEHSFYTRPSKSEEEQLNVFRFPPIVAPIKCTVFPLVKNQEFDDAAKVIDKALTTAGISHIIDTTAISIGRRYARTDEIGVPFAVTVDSATSVTIRERDSKEQIRVGIDEVASVVKQLTDGQSTWADVSFKYPSHIGPQGDQE
- the LOC127782327 gene encoding UPF0481 protein At3g47200-like; translation: MGPTDWPEQAAGDESSAVVSDTDEHSEESSTDANADETATRVQRRLDEGADAEAEEMAARVQRRIDESADAEAEEMAASMQRRVDALPGKAHESEPFTIFRVAGPMRGRNRHLYEPQMVSVGPFHRGAARLRAMEEHKWRYLRDLLARNPGDAPLAAYARAARELEPAARRRYAEPVALPPREFAEMLLLDGCFIVEFFLKGEDRAADALVDAAWAMQNVYNDLFLLENQLPFFVVERFYDIATGGLGRDYLVTNLLAKYLTMDTPQDAATARPPDGEILHLLHLYYHWFLPPEDRTSDSGGAAAGKEEEEDEAFWDEWLAKPIHERVPWQMPPATELQDAGVTFRAKASPRSLVDVTFDRRGGVMEIPTAENYANRAMLANLVAYEQSRGRREMQRVASYALLMASLADGRRDAEALHRAGVLAGGDVDEAAAFYAHLCPPPEAVNNCYGEVYGGVREYCGRSWNRHRAVLAHDYFSNPWTSMSAAAAVLLLLLTVVQTVYTVLPYYHPT